The Amycolatopsis mongoliensis genome includes a window with the following:
- a CDS encoding sodium/solute symporter, which translates to MGVALAVAPVVLVTLLIGVRGVAAMRTTSDFLVASRRISPLVNSAAVSGEYLSAASFLGVAGLVVKDGIGALWYPVGFTAGYIAMLVLVAAPMRRSGALTVPDFAEARLNSPALRRLAAVVVLVIGTIYVVPQFRTAGLVLTAVGHTPYWVGVVLAGAAVSVTLALGGMRAATYVQAFQFVLKLLLFLIPAIWLVLQAGAVNRTDALNPVEFTHFTRETPVKFEVDVTMEIREPTTVRRNGVAETLPPGEFTAHSQDEVVFGAGTAVPAVRGGAPLGGHDWQRPLLDLGDQGYPLLGTWAVLVATMLGTMGLPHVLMRFHTSPDGRAARRTAAITVALLGVFYLFPGVYGVLGRVLVPGLYLSGATDTVVVALPYQVDSGWAGGLFTALLTAGAFAAFLATSLGLLLVMSGAIAHDLVPGGLRRLRIAVFGVAGVMVLLALRSAELDAGVLVTWGFTVAASTFCPLLVLGIWWPRLTAAGGIAGVLTGLVASSGSILFALAGPPLRGWVAILVQQPAPWSVPLAFGVMALVSLRGRPPAWSTAAMLRLHLDEPRSTGPRDRSSTVRRLARLLSR; encoded by the coding sequence GTGGGCGTCGCGCTCGCCGTCGCGCCGGTCGTGCTCGTGACGCTGCTCATCGGCGTCCGCGGGGTCGCCGCCATGCGCACCACGTCGGACTTCCTCGTGGCGTCCCGGCGGATCTCGCCCCTGGTGAACTCGGCCGCGGTTTCCGGTGAATACCTGTCGGCGGCGTCCTTCCTCGGCGTCGCCGGGCTCGTCGTCAAGGACGGCATCGGGGCGCTCTGGTACCCCGTCGGCTTCACCGCCGGCTACATCGCGATGCTCGTGCTGGTCGCCGCCCCGATGCGGCGCTCGGGCGCGCTGACCGTCCCCGACTTCGCCGAAGCCCGGCTCAACTCCCCCGCGCTGCGCCGCCTCGCCGCCGTCGTCGTGCTGGTGATCGGCACCATCTACGTCGTCCCGCAGTTCCGCACCGCCGGCCTGGTGCTCACCGCGGTCGGCCACACGCCGTACTGGGTCGGCGTCGTGCTGGCCGGCGCCGCGGTCAGCGTCACCCTGGCCCTCGGCGGCATGCGCGCGGCGACGTACGTCCAGGCGTTCCAGTTCGTGCTGAAACTCCTGCTGTTCCTCATCCCGGCCATCTGGCTGGTGCTGCAGGCCGGCGCGGTCAACCGCACCGACGCCCTCAACCCGGTCGAGTTCACCCACTTCACCCGCGAGACGCCGGTCAAGTTCGAAGTCGACGTCACGATGGAGATCCGCGAGCCGACCACCGTCCGCCGCAACGGCGTCGCGGAAACCCTGCCGCCGGGCGAGTTCACCGCACACAGCCAGGACGAGGTCGTGTTCGGCGCGGGCACCGCGGTCCCGGCGGTCCGCGGCGGAGCTCCGCTCGGCGGGCACGACTGGCAGCGCCCGCTGCTCGACCTCGGCGACCAGGGCTACCCGCTGCTCGGCACGTGGGCCGTGCTCGTCGCGACCATGCTCGGCACGATGGGCCTGCCGCACGTGCTCATGCGCTTCCACACCAGCCCCGACGGCCGCGCCGCGCGCCGGACCGCCGCGATCACGGTCGCGCTGCTCGGCGTCTTCTACCTCTTCCCCGGCGTCTACGGCGTCCTCGGCCGCGTCCTCGTTCCCGGGCTGTACCTGTCGGGCGCGACCGACACCGTGGTCGTCGCGCTGCCGTACCAGGTGGACAGCGGCTGGGCCGGCGGCCTCTTCACGGCGTTGCTGACCGCGGGCGCGTTCGCCGCGTTCCTGGCGACGTCGCTCGGCCTGCTGCTGGTGATGTCCGGCGCGATCGCGCACGACCTCGTCCCCGGCGGGCTGCGGCGGCTGCGGATCGCCGTGTTCGGCGTCGCCGGCGTGATGGTGCTGCTGGCGCTGCGTTCGGCGGAGCTCGACGCCGGGGTGCTCGTCACGTGGGGCTTCACCGTGGCCGCGTCGACGTTCTGCCCGCTGCTCGTGCTCGGCATCTGGTGGCCGCGGCTGACCGCGGCCGGCGGGATCGCCGGGGTGCTGACGGGGCTCGTCGCCTCGTCCGGCTCGATCTTGTTCGCGCTGGCCGGGCCGCCGCTGCGCGGCTGGGTGGCGATCTTGGTGCAGCAACCGGCACCCTGGTCGGTACCGCTGGCGTTCGGCGTAATGGCGCTGGTCTCCCTGCGGGGCAGGCCACCCGCCTGGTCGACGGCGGCGATGTTGCGCCTGCATCTCGACGAACCCCGTTCGACGGGACCTCGCGACCGTTCGTCAACCGTTCGTCGTCTGGCCCGGCTGTTGAGCCGCTGA
- a CDS encoding DUF485 domain-containing protein, whose translation MSTTDTGGGPPDTSETIWERAHESTEFRELRSRLRRFVFPMTAVFLLWYLLYVLLADYAHGFMSTKVFGNINVGLIFGLLQFVSTFVITGLYVRYANRKLDPVAEKIREDIEGDSAKEQA comes from the coding sequence ATGAGCACGACGGACACCGGCGGCGGGCCCCCGGACACGTCAGAGACCATCTGGGAACGCGCGCACGAAAGCACCGAGTTCCGCGAGCTGCGCAGCCGGCTGCGGCGGTTCGTCTTCCCGATGACCGCGGTGTTCCTCCTCTGGTACCTGCTCTACGTGCTCCTCGCGGACTACGCGCACGGCTTCATGAGCACCAAGGTGTTCGGCAACATCAACGTCGGCCTGATCTTCGGCCTGCTGCAGTTCGTCTCGACGTTCGTCATCACCGGCCTCTACGTCCGGTACGCGAACCGGAAGCTGGACCCGGTCGCGGAGAAGATCCGTGAGGACATCGAAGGCGACTCTGCGAAGGAGCAGGCATGA
- a CDS encoding solute symporter family protein → MTTTIAAGVEGSNPLLNILIFAAFVVVTLVIVFRASRNTKTASDYYAAGRAFTGPQNGIAISGDYLSAASFLGIAGAIAINGYDGFLYSIGFLVAWLVALLLVAELLRNTGKFTMGDVLAFRMKQRPVRAAAATSTLAVSFFYLLAQMAGAGGLVALLLGVEGGGAQALVIAVVGVIMIAYVLIGGMKGTTWVQIIKAALLIIGALVITLWVLGKYNFNFSSLLQAAVDKAGKAGETLLGPGKQYGATGTSKLDFFSLGIALVLGTAGLPHVLMRFYTVPTARDARRSVVWAIVLIGVFYLFTLVLGYGAGALVGPDTIKKAPGGVNSAAPLLALELGGPVLLGLISAVAFATILAVVAGLTITASASFAHDVYANVVKRGKTSPDSEVKVARITAVVIGALAIGGGILANGQNVAFLVALAFAVAASANLPTILYSLFWKRFNTQGALWSIYGGLAITIVLIVFSPAVSGKSTSMIKTVDFAWFPLSNPGIVSIPAAFILGWLGTVLSKEHDEKKYAEMEVRSLTGAGAEKAVVH, encoded by the coding sequence ATGACGACGACCATCGCCGCGGGAGTGGAAGGCAGCAACCCGCTCCTCAACATCCTCATCTTCGCCGCCTTCGTCGTCGTCACGCTGGTGATCGTGTTCAGGGCCAGCCGCAACACGAAGACGGCATCCGACTACTACGCCGCCGGCCGCGCCTTCACCGGTCCCCAGAACGGCATCGCGATCTCGGGTGACTACCTTTCCGCGGCGTCGTTCCTCGGCATCGCGGGCGCGATCGCCATCAACGGGTACGACGGCTTCCTCTACTCCATCGGCTTCCTCGTCGCGTGGCTCGTCGCGCTGCTGCTGGTCGCGGAACTGCTGCGCAACACCGGCAAGTTCACGATGGGCGACGTGCTGGCGTTCCGCATGAAGCAGCGCCCGGTCCGGGCCGCGGCCGCGACGTCGACGCTGGCCGTGTCGTTCTTCTACCTGCTCGCGCAGATGGCCGGGGCCGGCGGTCTCGTCGCGCTGCTGCTCGGCGTCGAAGGCGGCGGCGCGCAGGCGCTCGTCATCGCCGTGGTCGGCGTGATCATGATCGCCTACGTCCTGATCGGCGGCATGAAGGGCACCACCTGGGTGCAGATCATCAAGGCCGCGCTGCTGATCATCGGCGCGCTCGTGATCACCCTGTGGGTGCTCGGCAAGTACAACTTCAACTTCTCCAGCCTCCTGCAGGCCGCCGTCGACAAGGCGGGCAAGGCCGGGGAGACGCTGCTCGGCCCGGGCAAGCAGTACGGCGCCACCGGAACGTCCAAGCTGGACTTCTTCTCCCTCGGCATCGCGCTGGTGCTCGGTACTGCGGGTCTGCCGCACGTCCTGATGCGCTTCTACACGGTGCCGACCGCTCGCGACGCGCGTCGCTCGGTGGTCTGGGCGATCGTGCTGATCGGCGTGTTCTACCTGTTCACGCTGGTCCTCGGCTACGGCGCGGGTGCGCTGGTCGGGCCGGACACGATCAAGAAGGCGCCGGGCGGGGTCAACTCCGCGGCCCCGCTGCTCGCGCTCGAACTGGGCGGGCCGGTGCTGCTGGGCCTGATCTCCGCGGTCGCGTTCGCGACGATCCTCGCGGTGGTCGCCGGCCTGACGATCACGGCGTCCGCGTCCTTCGCCCACGACGTCTACGCGAACGTCGTCAAGCGCGGCAAGACGTCGCCGGACTCCGAGGTCAAGGTCGCCCGGATCACCGCGGTGGTGATCGGCGCCCTCGCGATCGGCGGCGGCATCCTGGCCAACGGGCAGAACGTGGCGTTCCTGGTGGCGCTGGCCTTCGCGGTGGCGGCATCGGCGAACCTGCCGACGATCCTCTACTCGCTGTTCTGGAAGCGGTTCAACACCCAGGGTGCGCTGTGGTCGATCTACGGCGGCCTGGCCATCACGATCGTGCTGATCGTGTTCTCCCCGGCGGTGTCCGGGAAGAGCACGTCGATGATCAAGACCGTCGACTTCGCCTGGTTCCCGCTGAGCAACCCCGGCATCGTCTCGATCCCGGCCGCGTTCATCCTGGGCTGGCTGGGCACGGTCCTGTCCAAGGAGCACGACGAGAAGAAGTACGCCGAGATGGAGGTCCGTTCCCTGACCGGCGCGGGCGCCGAGAAGGCCGTCGTCCACTAG
- a CDS encoding isocitrate lyase/PEP mutase family protein — protein sequence MTAAALKALHVPGKPLVLPNAWDADTAKLVEAAGFPAVATSSVAVAAALGFPDGEKAPAGEMFAAAKRIAKAVSVPVTVDAESGYGLSGNELAGRLLDAGAVGCNFEDTDHATGEVRPVAEQAERIAALREAAGDGLVINARVDSFRGVDPKDHLADGVARARAYLEAGADCVYPIHLRTPELIAEFVQGAGGAVNAPAWPGSPGLDGLAELGVARISLGGGLWQYVRTQFEAAVAGVAEGKLPY from the coding sequence GTGACGGCCGCCGCGCTCAAGGCGCTGCACGTCCCCGGCAAGCCCCTGGTCCTGCCGAACGCGTGGGACGCCGACACGGCCAAGCTCGTCGAGGCCGCCGGGTTCCCGGCCGTGGCGACCAGCTCGGTCGCCGTGGCCGCCGCGCTCGGCTTCCCCGACGGCGAAAAGGCCCCGGCCGGGGAGATGTTCGCCGCGGCGAAGCGCATCGCGAAGGCCGTGAGCGTCCCCGTGACGGTCGACGCCGAGTCGGGCTACGGCCTCTCCGGCAACGAGCTGGCGGGCCGGCTGCTCGACGCCGGCGCCGTCGGCTGCAACTTCGAGGACACCGACCACGCCACGGGCGAGGTACGGCCGGTCGCCGAGCAGGCGGAGCGGATCGCCGCCCTGCGCGAGGCGGCGGGCGACGGCCTGGTGATCAACGCCCGCGTCGACTCCTTCCGCGGGGTGGATCCGAAGGACCACCTCGCCGACGGCGTCGCCCGGGCGAGGGCCTACCTCGAGGCGGGCGCCGACTGCGTCTACCCGATCCACCTGCGCACGCCCGAGCTGATCGCGGAGTTCGTGCAGGGGGCCGGCGGCGCCGTCAACGCGCCCGCGTGGCCGGGCAGCCCGGGCTTGGACGGCCTCGCCGAACTGGGGGTGGCGAGGATTTCGCTCGGCGGCGGGCTCTGGCAGTACGTCCGCACGCAGTTCGAAGCGGCCGTCGCGGGTGTCGCCGAGGGGAAACTGCCGTACTGA
- a CDS encoding carboxymuconolactone decarboxylase family protein encodes MTKRIGLGQAPELYQAMATLQAEVNKAGANAGLDPKLLELVKTRASQINGCAYCLDMHSRDALELGESPRRLFVLDGWRETDLFTEQEQAALALTEAMTRLSATQTVPDDVYEEAARVFTEEQYRAVAWEVIAINSWNRMTITSHTPLPKRDA; translated from the coding sequence ATGACGAAGCGAATCGGACTCGGGCAGGCGCCCGAGCTCTACCAGGCGATGGCCACCCTGCAGGCCGAGGTCAACAAGGCCGGGGCGAACGCCGGCCTCGACCCCAAGCTCCTCGAACTGGTCAAGACCCGCGCGTCCCAGATCAACGGCTGCGCGTACTGCCTCGACATGCACTCGCGCGACGCGCTGGAGCTGGGCGAGTCGCCGCGGCGGCTGTTCGTGCTCGACGGCTGGCGCGAGACGGATCTCTTCACCGAGCAGGAGCAGGCCGCCCTCGCCCTCACCGAGGCGATGACCAGGCTGTCCGCGACCCAGACCGTGCCCGACGACGTCTACGAAGAGGCGGCGCGGGTGTTCACCGAGGAGCAGTACCGCGCGGTCGCGTGGGAGGTCATCGCGATCAACAGCTGGAACCGGATGACGATCACCAGCCACACGCCGCTCCCGAAGCGCGACGCGTGA
- the pdxR gene encoding MocR-like pyridoxine biosynthesis transcription factor PdxR, translating into MADSWSSSGIDVHLDWLPSTGRSGLAAAIRAAIREGRWQAGAPVPSTRSLAHDLGVARGTVTRVYADLAAEGYLRTAQGAPTRVATAGSLPQSAPRQAPRDPAPRWDLRPGRPDLTAFPRQAWITATRRALLRTPAAAFGYESELGAPELRATLAGYLARARGVVADPARIVVCHGYSHAIAVLSRALSELGTGEMAFENPSLAMYRSIAAAQGQRVVGVPVDEHGLDVSALDSPAVVVTAAHQYPTGVTLAPPRRAALTRWATESGAFVLEDDYDGEFRFDRQQVGALQALAPERVVYAGTASKTLAPALRLAWLVLPRTLVEPVRAAMADSGSRPAVLNQLALAELIDSGAYDRHVRRSRAEYRSRRARLLAALPDSVRPQGIAAGLHLLLILPPDGPSEATALAACRRRAIGIEGLDGYWMDAGRPGGLIVGYAATPKHAFTGATQTLVEALWEITA; encoded by the coding sequence ATGGCTGATTCGTGGTCCAGTTCCGGGATCGACGTCCACCTCGACTGGCTGCCCTCGACCGGCCGGAGCGGCCTCGCGGCGGCGATCCGCGCGGCCATCCGCGAGGGCCGGTGGCAGGCGGGCGCGCCGGTGCCCTCGACCCGTTCCCTGGCGCACGACCTGGGCGTCGCCCGCGGCACGGTGACGCGGGTGTACGCCGATCTGGCCGCCGAGGGGTACCTGCGCACGGCCCAGGGCGCGCCGACCCGCGTGGCGACGGCGGGATCGCTGCCCCAGTCCGCGCCGCGGCAGGCGCCCCGCGACCCGGCGCCGCGCTGGGACCTGCGGCCGGGGCGCCCGGACCTGACGGCGTTCCCGCGGCAGGCCTGGATCACGGCCACCCGCCGCGCCCTGCTGCGGACCCCGGCGGCGGCGTTCGGCTACGAGTCGGAACTGGGCGCGCCCGAGCTGCGGGCCACGCTCGCCGGCTACCTCGCCCGGGCCCGCGGGGTGGTCGCCGACCCGGCGCGGATCGTGGTGTGCCACGGGTATTCGCACGCCATCGCCGTGCTGTCCCGGGCCCTTTCCGAGCTGGGCACCGGCGAAATGGCGTTCGAGAACCCGTCGCTGGCCATGTACCGCTCGATCGCGGCTGCGCAGGGCCAGCGGGTCGTCGGCGTTCCGGTCGACGAACACGGGCTCGATGTGTCCGCTTTGGACAGTCCCGCGGTGGTCGTGACGGCGGCGCACCAGTACCCCACCGGCGTCACGCTGGCCCCGCCCCGGCGGGCGGCCCTGACCCGCTGGGCGACCGAGTCGGGGGCGTTCGTGCTGGAGGACGACTACGACGGGGAGTTCCGCTTCGACCGCCAGCAGGTCGGGGCGCTGCAGGCGCTGGCGCCGGAGCGGGTGGTGTACGCGGGAACGGCGAGCAAGACGCTGGCCCCGGCCCTGCGGCTGGCGTGGCTGGTGCTGCCACGGACGCTCGTGGAGCCGGTCCGCGCGGCGATGGCCGACAGCGGCTCGCGCCCGGCGGTGCTGAACCAGCTGGCCCTGGCCGAGCTGATCGACTCGGGCGCGTACGACCGGCACGTCCGCCGCAGCCGCGCCGAGTACCGCTCCCGCCGCGCTCGCCTGCTGGCGGCGTTGCCGGACTCGGTGCGCCCGCAGGGCATCGCGGCCGGCCTGCACCTGCTGCTGATCCTCCCGCCGGACGGCCCGTCGGAGGCGACGGCCCTGGCGGCCTGCCGCCGCCGCGCGATCGGCATCGAGGGCTTGGACGGCTACTGGATGGACGCCGGCCGCCCGGGCGGCCTGATCGTCGGCTACGCGGCGACGCCGAAGCACGCGTTCACCGGCGCCACCCAGACTCTGGTGGAAGCCCTCTGGGAAATCACCGCCTGA
- a CDS encoding peptidylprolyl isomerase, which produces MKKTLVTALAAGALFVAGNGVATAADAPPPKTTHGPCQYTETPDEPPARPVPLPPDPRHTPSHGKVDVAVPTSQGALPLRLDRAKAPCTVQSFLHLARHRFYDHTVCHRLTAYPTLKVLQCGDPSATGEGGPGYKYKDELPVDLPPAQTDPTGARKVYARGLLAMANAGPDTNGSQFFVVYGDSALRPNYTVFGTVEAEGLKTLDKVAAGGIQPTADDPAPVDGTPVLRTELLRVRPDCWF; this is translated from the coding sequence ATGAAGAAGACACTCGTCACCGCGCTGGCGGCCGGCGCGTTGTTCGTCGCAGGCAACGGCGTCGCCACCGCGGCCGACGCGCCGCCGCCGAAGACGACGCACGGGCCGTGCCAGTACACCGAGACGCCGGACGAACCGCCCGCGCGGCCGGTGCCGCTCCCGCCCGACCCGCGGCACACGCCGAGCCACGGCAAGGTCGACGTCGCCGTCCCGACCAGCCAGGGTGCGCTGCCGCTGCGGCTGGACCGCGCAAAGGCACCGTGCACCGTGCAGAGCTTCCTGCACCTGGCGCGGCACCGGTTCTACGACCACACGGTGTGCCACCGGCTGACCGCGTACCCGACGTTGAAGGTGCTGCAGTGCGGCGACCCGAGCGCGACCGGCGAGGGCGGGCCGGGCTACAAGTACAAGGACGAGCTGCCGGTGGACCTGCCGCCGGCGCAGACCGACCCGACCGGCGCGCGCAAGGTCTACGCGCGCGGGTTGCTGGCGATGGCCAACGCCGGGCCGGACACGAACGGCTCGCAGTTCTTCGTCGTGTACGGCGATTCCGCGCTGCGGCCGAACTACACGGTGTTCGGCACGGTCGAGGCCGAAGGGCTGAAGACGCTCGACAAGGTGGCCGCCGGCGGGATCCAGCCGACCGCGGACGATCCGGCACCGGTCGACGGGACGCCGGTGCTGCGGACGGAACTGCTCCGCGTCCGGCCCGACTGCTGGTTCTGA
- the meaB gene encoding methylmalonyl Co-A mutase-associated GTPase MeaB — protein sequence MAGALDLDDLVGRARDGQPRAVARLLSLVEDAHPRVAEIARALTPHTGRARVVGLTGPPGVGKSTSTSALLTALRAEGKRVGVLAIDPSSPFSGGALLGDRIRMTEHATDPGVFIRSMATRGHLGGLSWATPQAVRVLDAAGFDVVLIETVGVGQSEVDVVKLADTTVVLLAPGMGDGIQAAKAGVLEIADIFVVNKADREGADATVHDLKQMISLARREIRGASWRQPIVRTVAAKGEGIDEVVRALAAHHDWLVAHDELARRRVARARDEVEAIAVRRLRAELEDLRGGGRLAGVAERVVAREIDPFAAADELIADLRG from the coding sequence GTGGCCGGTGCACTCGACCTCGACGACCTGGTCGGCCGCGCGCGGGACGGGCAGCCCCGTGCCGTCGCGCGGCTGCTGTCGCTCGTCGAGGACGCCCACCCCCGCGTCGCCGAGATCGCCCGGGCGCTGACCCCGCACACCGGGCGGGCCCGGGTCGTCGGGCTCACCGGGCCACCCGGCGTCGGCAAGTCGACTTCGACGTCGGCGCTGCTCACCGCGCTGCGCGCGGAGGGCAAGCGGGTCGGGGTGCTCGCGATCGACCCGTCTTCGCCGTTTTCCGGCGGCGCGCTGCTCGGCGACCGGATCCGGATGACCGAGCACGCCACCGACCCCGGCGTGTTCATCCGCTCGATGGCCACGCGCGGTCACCTCGGCGGGCTGTCGTGGGCGACCCCGCAGGCGGTGCGCGTGCTCGACGCCGCCGGCTTCGACGTCGTGCTGATCGAGACCGTCGGCGTCGGGCAGTCCGAAGTGGACGTCGTGAAGCTGGCCGACACCACGGTGGTGCTGCTCGCACCGGGGATGGGCGACGGCATCCAGGCCGCGAAGGCCGGGGTGCTGGAGATCGCCGACATCTTCGTCGTGAACAAGGCCGACCGCGAGGGCGCGGACGCGACGGTGCACGACCTCAAGCAGATGATTTCGCTGGCGCGCCGCGAGATCCGGGGCGCGAGCTGGCGCCAGCCGATCGTGCGGACGGTCGCGGCGAAGGGCGAGGGCATCGACGAGGTCGTGCGGGCGCTGGCCGCGCACCACGACTGGCTGGTGGCGCACGACGAGCTGGCCCGGCGCCGGGTCGCGCGGGCGCGCGACGAAGTCGAGGCCATCGCGGTGCGCCGGTTGCGGGCCGAGCTCGAGGACCTGCGGGGCGGCGGACGGCTCGCCGGGGTGGCCGAGCGCGTGGTGGCGCGGGAGATCGATCCGTTCGCCGCCGCCGACGAGCTGATCGCGGACCTGCGGGGGTAG
- a CDS encoding acetyl-CoA C-acetyltransferase gives MSGSVILGAARTPIGRLLGSLKDFTGAQLGGVAIKAALERAGVAPDAVQYTIMGQVLTAGAGQIPARQAAVAAGIPMSVPALTINKVCLSGLDAIALADQLIRAGEFDLVVAGGQESMTQAPHLLPKSRSGFKYGDTTLVDHMAYDGLFCAFDQVAMGSSTEKYNSRYGVTREQQDAFSARSHQRAAEAIKNGYFADEIAPVSIPQRKGDPVVFDTDEGVRADTTAESLAKLRPAFASDGTITAGSASQISDGAAAVVVASKAKAEELGLTPIAEIGAHGVVAGPDASLHEQPSNAILAALAKANLTADALDLVEINEAFAAVGLVSTEKLGLDPEKVNVNGGAIALGHPIGASGARLAVHLIHELRRRGGGLGAAALCGGGGQGDALLLRVPSA, from the coding sequence GTGTCCGGTTCCGTGATCCTGGGTGCCGCCCGTACGCCGATCGGGCGCTTGCTCGGATCCCTCAAGGACTTCACGGGGGCACAGCTGGGCGGGGTCGCGATCAAGGCGGCCCTCGAACGCGCCGGGGTCGCCCCGGACGCGGTGCAGTACACGATCATGGGCCAGGTGCTGACCGCGGGCGCCGGCCAGATCCCGGCCCGCCAGGCCGCGGTCGCCGCCGGCATCCCGATGAGCGTGCCCGCCCTGACGATCAACAAGGTCTGCCTCTCCGGCCTCGACGCCATCGCGCTCGCCGACCAGCTGATCCGCGCCGGCGAGTTCGACCTCGTCGTCGCCGGCGGCCAAGAGTCGATGACCCAGGCACCGCACCTGCTGCCCAAGTCGCGCTCCGGCTTCAAGTACGGCGACACCACGCTCGTGGACCACATGGCCTATGACGGGCTCTTCTGCGCCTTCGACCAGGTCGCCATGGGCTCCTCGACGGAGAAGTACAACTCCCGCTACGGCGTCACCCGCGAGCAGCAGGACGCGTTCTCCGCCCGCTCGCACCAGCGTGCGGCCGAGGCGATCAAGAACGGCTACTTCGCCGACGAGATCGCGCCGGTGTCCATCCCGCAGCGCAAGGGCGACCCGGTCGTCTTCGACACCGACGAGGGCGTCCGCGCCGACACCACCGCCGAAAGCCTCGCCAAGCTGCGCCCCGCCTTCGCCTCCGACGGCACCATCACCGCGGGCTCCGCCTCGCAGATCTCCGACGGTGCCGCCGCGGTCGTCGTGGCCAGCAAGGCGAAGGCCGAGGAGCTCGGCCTCACGCCGATCGCCGAGATCGGCGCGCACGGTGTCGTCGCCGGCCCGGACGCCAGCCTGCACGAGCAGCCGTCGAACGCCATCCTCGCCGCGCTGGCGAAGGCGAACCTCACCGCCGACGCGCTCGACCTCGTCGAGATCAACGAGGCCTTCGCCGCGGTCGGGCTCGTCTCCACCGAGAAGCTCGGCCTCGACCCGGAGAAGGTCAACGTCAACGGCGGGGCCATCGCGCTCGGCCACCCGATCGGCGCCTCCGGGGCCCGGCTCGCCGTGCACCTGATCCACGAGCTGCGCCGCCGCGGTGGCGGGCTCGGCGCGGCCGCGCTGTGCGGTGGCGGCGGCCAGGGCGACGCCCTCCTGCTGCGGGTGCCGTCCGCGTAA
- the mce gene encoding methylmalonyl-CoA epimerase: protein MNDALRPFVTAIDHVGIAVPDLDAAIEFHRAHFGLEVAHEEVNEEQGVREAMLRAPGTAGTETQIQLLAPLRDDSAIGKFLARSGPGLQQLAYRVSDVDAASAALREQGLRLLYEAAKRGTSNSRVNFIHPKDAGGVLVELVEPAKDDATH from the coding sequence ATGAATGACGCCCTGCGGCCGTTCGTGACGGCCATCGACCACGTCGGCATCGCGGTCCCGGACCTGGACGCGGCCATCGAGTTCCACCGCGCGCACTTCGGCCTGGAAGTGGCGCACGAGGAGGTGAACGAGGAGCAGGGAGTGCGGGAGGCGATGCTGCGCGCGCCCGGCACGGCGGGCACGGAGACCCAGATCCAGCTGCTGGCCCCGCTGCGTGACGACTCGGCGATCGGCAAGTTCCTGGCCAGGAGCGGCCCGGGGCTGCAGCAGCTGGCGTACCGGGTGTCCGATGTGGACGCGGCGTCGGCGGCACTGCGCGAGCAGGGCCTGCGCCTGCTGTACGAGGCGGCGAAGCGCGGAACGTCGAACAGCCGGGTGAACTTCATCCACCCGAAAGACGCGGGCGGCGTCCTGGTGGAGCTGGTGGAGCCGGCCAAGGACGACGCGACGCACTGA
- a CDS encoding TetR/AcrR family transcriptional regulator: MTEDSAKERILCAAEALFAESGFDATPTSRIAERAGVPKGLVHYYFRHKADLLTALVERLPDERIEPAVVVVPGDLVGSLRRLVRELDHRFSRSLGLSHLLWREADTHHVVRDALHERFQVLVRQVRAVILAATAGGLPTADVDHASGLLARAVSHRHATARHADDDLPAEFDGELTFIADALVSKTAPA; the protein is encoded by the coding sequence ATGACCGAGGATTCGGCGAAGGAGCGCATCCTCTGCGCCGCTGAGGCGCTCTTCGCCGAGTCCGGCTTCGACGCCACCCCGACCTCGCGCATCGCCGAGCGGGCCGGGGTGCCGAAGGGGCTGGTGCACTACTACTTCCGGCACAAGGCGGACCTGCTCACCGCGCTCGTCGAGCGGCTGCCCGACGAGCGCATCGAGCCGGCCGTGGTCGTCGTCCCCGGCGACCTCGTGGGCAGCCTGCGGCGGCTCGTCCGCGAACTCGACCACCGCTTCAGCCGGTCGCTCGGGCTCTCGCACCTCCTGTGGCGCGAAGCCGACACCCACCACGTCGTCCGCGACGCCCTCCACGAGCGGTTCCAGGTGCTGGTGCGCCAGGTCCGCGCGGTGATCCTGGCGGCGACGGCCGGCGGCCTGCCCACGGCCGACGTCGACCACGCATCGGGCCTGCTGGCCCGCGCGGTCAGCCACCGGCACGCCACGGCCCGCCACGCGGACGACGACCTGCCCGCCGAGTTCGACGGCGAGCTGACGTTCATCGCCGACGCCCTCGTTTCGAAGACGGCGCCGGCCTAG
- a CDS encoding SPW repeat protein, which yields MSEVSARAWTRPHDWAEVVIGAVAALSPLWLSTNTAAMWTMVILGALVALDGLVSLAMPGMVYGEGIQVALGVLLFIAPWVMGYSEFNGASWTSWIAGVLTVIAGAAAMPVASAAHRTAGQH from the coding sequence ATGAGTGAAGTCTCTGCACGCGCGTGGACCAGGCCCCATGACTGGGCCGAAGTCGTCATCGGAGCGGTCGCCGCTCTTTCACCCCTTTGGCTGAGCACGAACACGGCCGCGATGTGGACGATGGTCATCTTGGGCGCCTTGGTCGCACTCGACGGCCTGGTCTCGCTGGCGATGCCGGGCATGGTCTACGGCGAAGGCATCCAGGTCGCGCTCGGCGTGTTGCTCTTCATCGCGCCGTGGGTGATGGGATACAGCGAGTTCAACGGCGCGTCCTGGACGTCCTGGATCGCCGGGGTGCTGACGGTCATCGCCGGCGCGGCAGCGATGCCGGTCGCGAGCGCCGCGCACCGCACGGCAGGACAGCACTGA